In Mixophyes fleayi isolate aMixFle1 chromosome 4, aMixFle1.hap1, whole genome shotgun sequence, the following proteins share a genomic window:
- the LOC142149682 gene encoding olfactory receptor 5B12-like, with product MDNTTQVRVFVFSGLTDNEKLVPFLFIFFLLVYMVTIVGNVGLMSVVSKTTKLHTPMYYFLSYLSMVDLCYSSVITPKMLFDILSKIKSISFNGCALQFFFFAALVVIEALILSNMSYDRYIAICHPLSYVSIMTKKKCLCLVLLASFFGFLQSSVQTSCVFSLQFCGSNVIDHFYCDIPPLLTLSCSTLPCDKLTVFFTCLCGIGSMMTILISYTLIVSSILRIKSAEGRQKAFSTCSSHLMCVSIFYGTVFFIYLRSSNSAFEKRDKVVSVFYTVVIPMLNPLIYSLRNQEVKRVIVEAVQKCH from the coding sequence ATGGATAATACGACACAAGTTAGAGTGTTTGTATTTTCTGGACTTACAGACAATGAAAAACTTGTCCCATTCCTCTTCATATTCTTCTTGCTTGTTTACATGGTGACTATAGTTGGCAATGTTGGTTTGATGTCTGTTGTCAGTAAGACCACCAAACTCCACACTCCAATGTACTATTTCCTGAGTTACCTTTCCATGGTGGACCTCTGCTACTCCTCAGTGATAACACCTAAGATGCTTTTTGATATTTTGTCCAAGATAAAATCCATTTCATTTAATGGTTGTGCTTTACAGTTCTTCTTCTTTGCTGCCCTAGTAGTTATTGAGGCTCTTATACTCTCAAACATGTCATATGATCGATACATTGCTATCTGCCATCCTCTCTCTTATGTCTCAATAATGACAAAGAAAAAATGTCTGTGTCTGGTACTCCTTGCTTCATTTTTTGGCTTCTTACAGTCATCCGTGCAGACCAGCTGTGTATTCAGTCTACAATTTTGTGGATCAAATGTTATAGACCACTTCTATTGTGACATCCCTCCATTGCTCACATTGTCCTGCTCTACTCTCCCATGTGACAAGTTAACTGTTTTCTTCACATGCTTGTGTGGTATTGGTTCTATGATGACAATCCTGATCTCATACACTCTAATTGTTTCTTCCATTTTACGGATCAAATCTGCTGAGGGCAGGCAGAAAGCATTCAGTACGTGTTCTTCACATCTCATGTGTGTTTCCATCTTCTATgggacagttttttttatttacttacgtTCTTCTAACAGTGCATTTGAGAAACGAGACAAGGTGGTCTCTGTCTTCTACACAGTAGTGATTCCAATGTTGAATCCACTTATATACAGTCTAAGGAACCAAGAGGTGAAAAGGGTCATTGTGGAAGCCGTGCAGAAATGTCATTGA
- the LOC142150395 gene encoding olfactory receptor 5AP2-like gives MDVINKTQVTVFVFSGLTDNRELAQFLFIFFLHVYLVTIVGNIGMMTVVHNTSNLHTPMYFFLSYLSLVDLLYSSVITPKMLSDLFSMRKTISFDGCALQFFFFASLACTEVFLLSNMSYDRFVAICHPLHYVSIMTKKKCWYLVVLAFTIGFIQSSMQTSCIFTLQFCGSNLIDHFYCDMPPLIKLSCSDSFPCAIITVIFIGSSGLGSLTTILISYTFIISSILRMKSAEGRQKAFSTCSSHLLCVTMFYVSVFFTYLRSPSNVLEKQDKIAAVFYSVLTPMLNPLIYSLRNQEVKRVMKEAMYNVTVRCRFNVIH, from the coding sequence ATGGACGTCATAAACAAAACACAAGTGACAGTGTTTGTGTTTTCTGGACTTACTGACAACAGAGAACTTGCTCAATTCCTCTTCATATTCTTCTTACATGTTTACTTGGTGACCATAGTGGGAAACATCGGTATGATGACTGTTGTCCATAACACATCCAACCTCCACACTCCGATGTACTTCTTCCTGAGTTACCTCTCTCTGGTGGACCTTCTCTACTCATCAGTTATTACTCCTAAAATGTTGTCCGACCTTTTCTCCATGAGGAAGACCATCTCATTTGATGGATGTGCCCTTCAGTTCTTCTTCTTTGCTTCTCTGGCATGTACTGAGGTTTTTCTTCTCTCAAACATGTCGTATGACCGATTTGTTGCTATATGTCACCCCCTCCATTATGTCTCTATAATGACTAAGAAAAAATGTTGGTATCTGGTTGTCTTGGCTTTCACAATAGGTTTCATACAGTCATCCATGCAGACCAGCTGTATATTTACACTCCAGTTCTGTGGTTCAAACCTTATAGACCACTTCTATTGTGACATGCCTCCACTTATCAAGCTGTCCTGCTCTGATAGTTTCCCCTGTGCCATAATAACTGTTATCTTCATAGGTTCTAGTGGCTTAGGTTCATTGACTACTATCCTGATCTCATATACTTTCATAATTTCTTCCATTCTACGGATGAAATCTGCTGAGGGCAGACAGAAAGCCTTCAGTACATGCTCGTCCCATCTCTTGTGTGTCACCATGTTCTATGTGTCCGTTTTCTTTACTTATCTACGCTCTCCTTCCAATGTCTTAGAAAAACAAGACAAGATAGCTGCTGTTTTCTACTCAGTATTGACACCAATGCTGAATCCACTTATATACAGCCTGAGGAACCAAGAGGTGAAAAGAGTCATGAAAGAAGCAATGTACAATGTTACTGTTAGATGTAGATTTAATGTCATTCATTAG
- the LOC142150396 gene encoding olfactory receptor 5AR1-like: MDVINKTQVTVFVFSGLTDNRELAQFLFIFFLHVYLVTIVGNIGMMTVVHNTSNLHTPMYFFLSYLSLVDLLYSSVITPKMLSDLLSMRKTITFDGCALQFFFFASLACTEVFLLSNMSYDRFVAICHPLHYVSIMTKKNCCHLVVLAFTIGFLQSPMQTSCIFTLQFCGSNLIDHFYCDIPPLIKLSCSDSFPCAIVTVIFIGSCGLGSLTTILISYTFIISSILRMKSAEGRQKAFSTCSSHLLCVTIFYVSVFFTYLRSPSNVLEKQDKIAAVFYSVLTPMLNPLIYSLRNQEVKRVMKEAMYNVTVRCRFNVIH, translated from the coding sequence ATGGACGTCATAAACAAAACACAAGTGACAGTGTTTGTGTTTTCTGGACTTACTGACAACAGAGAACTTGCTCAATTCCTCTTCATATTCTTCTTACATGTTTACTTGGTGACCATAGTGGGAAACATCGGCATGATGACTGTTGTCCATAACACCTCCAACCTCCACACTCCGATGTACTTCTTCCTGAGTTACCTCTCTCTGGTGGACCTTCTCTACTCATCAGTTATTACTCCCAAAATGTTGTCTGACCTTTTGTCCATGAGGAAGACCATCACATTTGATGGATGTGCCCTTCAGTTCTTCTTCTTTGCTTCTCTGGCATGTACTGAGGTTTTTCTTCTCTCAAACATGTCGTATGACCGATTTGTTGCTATATGTCACCCCCTCCATTATGTCTCTATAATGACTAAGAAAAATTGTTGCCATCTGGTTGTCTTGGCTTTCACAATTGGCTTCCTACAGTCACCCATGCAGACCAGCTGTATATTTACACTCCAGTTCTGTGGTTCAAACCTTATAGACCACTTCTATTGTGACATACCTCCACTGATCAAGCTGTCCTGCTCAGATAGTTTCCCCTGTGCCATAGTAACTGTTATCTTCATAGGTTCTTGTGGCTTAGGTTCATTGACTACTATCCTGATCTCATATACTTTCATAATTTCTTCCATTCTACGGATGAAATCTGCTGAGGGCAGACAGAAAGCCTTCAGTACATGCTCTTCCCATCTCTTGTGTGTCACCATCTTCTATGTGTCCGTTTTCTTTACTTATCTACGCTCTCCCTCCAATGTCTTAGAAAAACAAGACAAGATAGCTGCTGTTTTCTACTCAGTATTGACACCAATGCTGAATCCACTTATATACAGCCTGAGGAACCAAGAGGTGAAAAGAGTCATGAAAGAAGCAATGTACAATGTTACTGTTAGATGTAGATTTAATGTCATTCATTAG